The Ananas comosus cultivar F153 linkage group 2, ASM154086v1, whole genome shotgun sequence genome contains a region encoding:
- the LOC109725467 gene encoding protein ACCELERATED CELL DEATH 6-like — MGAIHGPCRLDKLNNENNNQPDQEEKQKAYERAAQNLTIASVLIATVTFAAAFTMPGGYKADDHPNGGTPTLAGKYAFNAFIISDSLAFVCSIMVTFLLTYVSSFRADPSVRIKLIIRSSIFLSVAINYMMVAFAMSVYVVLAPVSTPVAILVFIFSFALIPLSAGPQIGQLYGLLSALRSRHGWFDLSFVICYFILVTVVESLVVYGSIFLLSLLAGIHQSHNSH; from the coding sequence ATGGGTGCCATCCACGGTCCTTGCCGACTTGACAAGCTGAACAATGAAAACAACAATCAACCAGATCAGGAGGAAAAACAGAAGGCGTACGAGAGAGCAGCCCAAAACCTAACGATTGCCTCGGTACTTATCGCTACCGTGACATTTGCCGCAGCTTTCACCATGCCGGGAGGTTATAAAGCTGACGACCACCCAAACGGAGGCACACCAACTCTAGCAGGAAAATATGCTTTCAACGCGTTCATAATCTCGGACTCCTTAGCATTTGTTTGCTCCATCATGGTCACGTTCTTGCTTACGTATGTTAGCTCATTTAGGGCAGATCCTTCTGTTCGCATTAAACTCATCATCCGCTCCTCCATTTTCCTATCCGTGGCCATAAACTATATGATGGTCGCATTCGCAATGTCGGTGTATGTTGTGCTGGCTCCAGTTAGTACTCCCGTTGCCATTCTTGTCTTCATATTCTCTTTCGCTTTGATCCCATTGTCTGCAGGTCCACAAATAGGACAGCTTTACGGTCTGTTAAGCGCACTAAGGTCCAGACATGGATGGTTCGATCTGAGCTTTGTAATTTGCTATTTCATCTTGGTGACGGTGGTAGAGAGTTTAGTAGTATATGGCAGCATCTTTCTCTTATCGCTTCTGGCAGGGATTCATCAATCTCATAATTCGCATTAG